The Eubacterium maltosivorans genome includes the window TCTCTGCACAGATACCCAACAGCTTTTCAATGGGATCATGATCATATGTCAAAGGTGAAATCGGGTTAATATCACCAAGAGCTACATACCCATCAATGCCGTAGAACCGCTTAACAAGCTGATAGCCTTCCTGGGTAACTTCACGGACTGAACGGTTCTCAGGCATGTGGAAGGTATCTACCTTCAACATAATATTGCGTTGATTGCAGTATTTCAGTGACATAGCAATCAAGTAAAACATTTTTTGCTCTGTTGTAAATCCTTTTAGATCAGGAAGATAATTCAGATAACCGACATTGACAACCGGGCTGGTGTCTGCAAGTTTGAATTGATCAATGGTATCTTTATTATCCATTTTGCGTATTTTACCTTTTTCTGAAATATAAATATTACCCATTGCTGGCATACGTACCTTCGATCCACCGCCCAGATTAATGGTTTTGCCTTCACCTATATTCACTTCGAAGCTTTCTGGTACTTTCTTTAAAGATTTGCTTAGCAAGGCTTCATCAATAAAAACAATATCCCCATCAACCTTTGCACCATGCTTTTTAAAAAGCTCGATAGCTGTTTCATGTTCAAATTTAACTCCGATTTCACTTAATATTTTTACACTTTCTTCATGAATCGTTTGAATATCATTCTTAGAAATAAATCGTTCGTATGGTTTCATAGTCTCCCCTTTAACACCTATTATAATAGATTTGTCAAAGAGCCCTCCTTTAAAAATAAAATCATCTTTTAAAACATCGCGACATTAAGTTGTACATGTAGCACATAGAAGGCCTTTAAAAAAATAAACGCGGTGCTCCGTGTTTATTTTTTTATGTTGTACATATTACACATAGAATATATCAGGATTTACTCTTTCTGTCAACCCTATTTTTCATGAATCTGTAATTTTAAGTCATGGTTTGCCACATAAATTTCGCTTAAACCCACAAATGACTTCTTTTCAGTGTAATACTCCCGCCTTATTTTATAAAGGATACTCTCTTCAGCCAAAATCATAGCCTTGCGAATCTCCTCTTTGCCCAGATCTATTTTTAATGAAAGTTTTTTATAAATTGCAGGGCTCTCCATTACAAGATCCATTTCTCCAATCCATTTTTCAGCGTTAATGCTTTTCAGACGCATATGAGCGTTGTACAGAATATAGTCGATTTTATACAATACCGGAAATGCCCCTGCCGTATAGATACGATGGCATTCGATATATTTTTTGTGATAAAACCTTGAATCCTTAACTTTTTTATTATCTGGTCCTTTTTTAAACATTACCAGTTTATAAGCTGTGACTGGCTCTTTTAAATTGCTGAATTCATTAAATTTAAGAATAAACCGTTTTTCCTCGATAGAGCTTACAAAAACACCGACTCTTTTTTTACTGTAAATATAGCCTTCTTTTTTTAAAATATCCAGACTTTTTCGAATCGTAGAATCGCTTGCATTATATTCACTGCATAATTCAAGTACTGAAGGCAGTCTCTGTTCAGGCTTAAAAATATTTTCTTCAATTTTTTCACGGATATCACTTGCAATAAGCTCATAAGCTGTAAAATGATTGTTCACTGTCAAACCGATACCCCTTTAATTTCACTTTCATTCCATTTTATATAAATTTTATTCCATCCCAGTGGGATTTTGTCTCGGTCACTGATGATGATATCTAAAACCATCAAAGGCTCCGGAGCTTCCATCTGCATTACTCTGCACAAAAAATCATCTGCCATCATTGAGGACAGATAAATTTCCTCTGTCATTTCGTACTGAGAAATTTTATTTTTTAAAATATCTCTCAAACTATTATAATTCAGGTTCTCCTCTTTCAAAGGAATCCCCAGAAAATACGGGATGTTTTTAACATCAAAAGCGACAACCTGAGCGTCTCTTTTCAGCTGAGACTGAATTCGTAGAACCTTATCTGTTGGCGCCACCTGCAAATTATATACAAGGTAAACATCTGGCGAGAGAATGGTGGCTTCATATAATTCTGATTTATCAAATCCCTTGTAAATAATGTCTCCAAGTCTAAAGTTAACTTCATAATTATCCTTATTTAAGACATGTACAAAGGTTCCTTTACCCGGCACTGTATATAAATAGCCATCCTCTACAAGCTCTATAATCGCTCTTCGAACGGTTCGCCGGCTTACACTGTATTCGGTGCACAACTCCTTTTCGGAAGGAAGCAGTTCATTCGATTTATAAATATTGCTTTGTATCTTCTGTTTTATGTTCTCTATAATTTCTGTATACTTCGTATATTCACCCATCGCTGTTCATCCACTTTTGACATATTTCGACACCCTGAATCGCATCATCTGTAAAACCGTCTGCTCCTACCTCCCTACAGACAGCCGCATCTACTACACTGCCGCCAATAATGATTTTCACCTGATCTCTGAGCCCTTCTTGTGTAATGGCATCAACTGCTTTCCGCAGATGGCTGATAGCTCCGGTAAGCACTGCGCTGATCCCCACAATATCTGGGTTAAGCTCTTTTATTTTCTGACAGAATACTTCAGGCTTTACATTAACGCCAAGATCAATGACCTGAAATCCTGAAGTGGAGGCAACACTTTTAAACAGCGATTTCCCAATATCGTGCATGTCGCTCTCAATCGTTCCAATAACAATTATCCCATCTTTCAACGCTGACTTTTCAATGGATTTTGAAATATCAATACAGTCCATCTCCATCACCTGTTCATAGAGAATGCCCGCCATCATTAAGTCCGATAAGGTATACTCTCCAGTCTCGTACTTTTTTCCAATAATATCCAGTGCTTCATTCAGTGCTTCCACAACTTTTTTCTTTTCGATTCCTGCCTTTATCAAACGTTGTATGGTTATAACCACCTTATCTTCATCCAGCTCAATGAAAAAGGATACAAGTGCCTCTAACATTTTTTAATCACCTCATCTTTATAATTCATTATATCTTAGCAGCTTTTGAATGTAAATAAATCAGCAGAAAAAACGCAATAAAGCCCAGAACAGCGCTCACTGTCCTAGGCTTTCACTGATTAAAATGTGATACTCTCCGGTGCTTCCGTAAATGAGGAAAATGTCGCAGTGGCGTCTTTCAGGTAAAACACTTGAGTATTATCATCCGTTGCAGAATACATATTCTGCAGCTCTGGATAACTGTCTAACATATGTTGTCTGGCCTCTACACGGTCATCTTCTACAGCAACAGCCTGCACTCTCAGCCATTTTTGACCATTAAAAGCGCACAGCTCAATTTTGGGATTCTTTATTATCTGCTTTGAAACGTCCTTTACCTTTCCTGTCTGAATATAGAGCTTGTCCTCAAAAAGATCAATCGTCCCAAAGGGGCGCACCCTTGGCTGGTCGCCATCTGTTGTAGCCAGATAGTAGGTGTTACACTTTTTCAAAAAATCATAAACTTTCTGCATGATCCTTCACCCTTTCGAATTTAATATTGTATTCTTAATTATACCACATATCCTAAAATTGACCTGAAAATAAAAAAGCCGTCAAACAAAATTTTCTGTTTAACGGCATCACTTATTTATATTTCACCAAATCCGCCTCTGACCAATTCTGCCAATGCTTCAACTGCTGCGTTTTCATCCTCACCTTCTGCGCTGATTTCGATCTCGCAGCCTTTCGGCAGCCCCATGGCCATAACAGCGATAACAGACTTTCCATTGCCCTCTTTTTCATTTGCTCCCAGGCGTTTGAGCATAATTTTTGATTGATAACTGCCTGCAACCTTACAGAACTCCGCTGCTGGACGCGCATGCAGTCCGGTAGGGTTTACAACAGTCAGCTTTTGTGTATACATTTTGCTGTCTCCTTTTTAAAAAACGCCCAGACAGGTTTTAAAACGCTTGCTGTTTTCACATCCTGTCCGGGCAAGGGGTAAACGTTAGATAAATAATTCGTCCTGTAATTTGCGCAGTTGTACAATCAGGTTATCATTGTTCAGAACAACATCGTCATAGGTGATGACTTCCCCGGCTTTTTTATCATGGACCAGCTGTGTTTTCTTATCAACAAGACCCATCGGAAGCGCATTCTGTCTGTCCGCTTCTGAAGCAGCCATAAAGGTTCCCCGGATAGTGTACCCGCCAATACCATCTAACATTTCGCCGGCTTTCATATCCTTTTTAGCGACAGCAATGGTTTCAGCCACACGTCCGCAGCGCGGTACAATG containing:
- a CDS encoding GntR family transcriptional regulator yields the protein MNNHFTAYELIASDIREKIEENIFKPEQRLPSVLELCSEYNASDSTIRKSLDILKKEGYIYSKKRVGVFVSSIEEKRFILKFNEFSNLKEPVTAYKLVMFKKGPDNKKVKDSRFYHKKYIECHRIYTAGAFPVLYKIDYILYNAHMRLKSINAEKWIGEMDLVMESPAIYKKLSLKIDLGKEEIRKAMILAEESILYKIRREYYTEKKSFVGLSEIYVANHDLKLQIHEK
- a CDS encoding GntR family transcriptional regulator gives rise to the protein MGEYTKYTEIIENIKQKIQSNIYKSNELLPSEKELCTEYSVSRRTVRRAIIELVEDGYLYTVPGKGTFVHVLNKDNYEVNFRLGDIIYKGFDKSELYEATILSPDVYLVYNLQVAPTDKVLRIQSQLKRDAQVVAFDVKNIPYFLGIPLKEENLNYNSLRDILKNKISQYEMTEEIYLSSMMADDFLCRVMQMEAPEPLMVLDIIISDRDKIPLGWNKIYIKWNESEIKGVSV
- a CDS encoding cobalamin B12-binding domain-containing protein, with the protein product MLEALVSFFIELDEDKVVITIQRLIKAGIEKKKVVEALNEALDIIGKKYETGEYTLSDLMMAGILYEQVMEMDCIDISKSIEKSALKDGIIVIGTIESDMHDIGKSLFKSVASTSGFQVIDLGVNVKPEVFCQKIKELNPDIVGISAVLTGAISHLRKAVDAITQEGLRDQVKIIIGGSVVDAAVCREVGADGFTDDAIQGVEICQKWMNSDG
- a CDS encoding pyridoxamine 5'-phosphate oxidase family protein — translated: MQKVYDFLKKCNTYYLATTDGDQPRVRPFGTIDLFEDKLYIQTGKVKDVSKQIIKNPKIELCAFNGQKWLRVQAVAVEDDRVEARQHMLDSYPELQNMYSATDDNTQVFYLKDATATFSSFTEAPESITF
- a CDS encoding HPr family phosphocarrier protein, whose translation is MYTQKLTVVNPTGLHARPAAEFCKVAGSYQSKIMLKRLGANEKEGNGKSVIAVMAMGLPKGCEIEISAEGEDENAAVEALAELVRGGFGEI